The Anomalospiza imberbis isolate Cuckoo-Finch-1a 21T00152 chromosome Z, ASM3175350v1, whole genome shotgun sequence genomic interval tttttttcaaaagctaGGGGAAAGCAGGATTTGTGGCAGGAATTGgagaaaatgaatttattttaaaaataaggaaaaaaagagaattttagtTAAATATCAAGGGAAagccaagatttttttttttttgtataggtgataatctggattttttttttggcggaaatggaaaggaaatagTGTTTGTGTGTCATAGATCCTAcctccttcttcctttttttcctcctcttcgAAAATTTATTAGTTTCTTTGGGATGCTGCCACAGCTGTGGTTTTGGGGCAGTGTCTGTGATTTCCGTTAttttagggtggttttttttttaattactctgGAGATGATCTGAGTTTCTCTTTGGCTTAGGAAGTGGTATTTTATGGATTCAAGCATAAATCTagattaatatatattaattattGATCCAGTACTTCTAAACACCTGACAGGTGTTGAGATACCGAGTACAAGGTGAAAAGGTTAATTTTGTGTTAATTAATGCCCCTCCTGGTCCTGGCCACGCTGATTTCTTTGCTGGTTGTTCTCCTTTGCAGGGGGGTAGAGGCCAAGCAGCCCAACTCGGCCATCAGGAAATGTGTCAGGGTCCAGCTCATTAAGAACGGcaaaaaaatcacagcttttGTCCCCAACGATGGCTGCCTGAACTTCATCGAGGTAATTACCTAAAACGTGCTGGGGCGGGGTGGGGAAGGTGCAGAAAGCAGATTTCCTGGGTTATGGATGAAACCTGCGGAGGGCTCAGGCTTTGCTCAGCACCCCGTGCGTGCCCAGGCTGCGCTGGGCCAGGTGCAGCTGCCGCGGGAGGTGTTGGGGGCTGGCTCTGGTGCTcacaccctgtccctgtcctgtcccaggAGAACGACGAGGTGCTGGTGGCCGGGTTTGGGCGCAAGGGCCACGCCGTGGGGGACATCCCGGGCGTGCGCTTCAAGGTGGTCAAGGTGGCCAAtgtgtccctgctggccctCTACAAGGGCAAGAAGGAGAGACCCAGGTCGTAAATCCTCACCGCTCTGACAGGAACACCAATAAAATCTTCGGTTTAAAGGAGTGCTCTGCTTCTTACTCAGGGGTTGCTGCAGGAGACGGCGCGGTCACAGAAGCCTTCCCGTTAAAACGTTGGATTTCTCCCTAGATCTGGCCTAAGAAGAAGCCCAGATTTATTCAGGCGTTCTTATTTAGGGGTTGCTGCAGGAGATGGGGTGGTGACAGCAATCTTCCCATTAAAACATTACATTTTTCCCTAGATCTGGCCTAAGAAAAAGCCCAAACCCTAATGTTCCTTTAGGACTGCTAATCAGGAATCAGAGTATCCCCTCGGGGCGTGGCGAACTGCATGAAGTTTTAAGCACTATTGTGAAAAAGAGCTTCCCTCACAAGGAAAATGGGTCTCTGGGAATGGTGTTTGTGGCAGCACTTCTGGTCTCAGGTGTGAGCATAGGCACAGAACTCGCCAGGTTTGGGCCCTGAAGGGGTGATTGAGCCGTCTGCCCAACCCAGAGTGTTTCACCTTTTTGAGTATAAATCAGCTGCTCGTTTTGGGCAAGTCTGCCCAGTTTGAAGACACCTGTTGTAGTACAGTAGTGCTGTGCACTGACTTGGGTGTCACTAAATTTTCACCTGCTTAGCCAGATAAAAAATGCATACTTCAGTGGTTTCTTAAAGCAGTAAAACCTCAAAACATCTATTTGGCTGAAGTCAGACTGAACACAACTGCAGTTGGTCTGCATGGTGAGGGAAAGGCTCTGATAAAAATAATACACTTATTGTGTAGGAATTCATGCGAGAATTCAGTCATTtatatgaaaatggaaaaaaaaatcgaAGAATCCGGGCAGAATCTCTCCCGAGGTTTGTGcagtccagctcctgggggAGGCAGGGGGGAAGGGACTGTCCCCACTCCAAGTTCAGAATCTCCAAATTCCAGAGGAGGAGCATTCTGCGGGTGCTGTCGTGAGGCCGCGTCGCCACCAGATGTCGcgacaggagcagggaggaggacAGCTGAAATGGAAATGCTCGAGCCGAGAACCTGCGTGGGTTGTGACCaaggaaatggggaaattcGGGCAAACTGGGGCTCCAGAGAGGCACgagagcagccccgggctgggctgACCAcggggagcagccctgggggtgctctggggcagggctgggaccccaaaccccgcGCTGGGCTCAGCCCGGAGCCCAAAGCCCCGCGCTGGGCCGAGCCCGGAGCCCAAAGCCCCGCGCTGGGCCGAGCCCGGAGCCCAAAGCCCCGCGCTGGACTCAGCCCAGAGCCCAAAGCCCCgcgccgggccgagcccggagCCCAAAGCCCCgcgccgggccgagcccggagCCCAAAGCCCCgcgccgggccgagcccggagCCCAAAGCCCCgcgccgggccgagcccggagCCCAAAGCCCCgcgccgggccgagcccggagCCCAAAGCCCCGCGCTGGGCTCAGCCCGGAGCCCAAAGCCCCacgccgggccgagcccggagCCCAAAGCCCCgcgccgggccgagcccggagCCCAAAGCCCCGCGCTGGGCCGagcccagcgtgggcagcagggcaggggggattctgcccctctgcccctcagctcagagcccacctgcagagctgccccagccctgggccagcacagggagcagctggagctgctggagccaggccagaggaggctccaggatgagcagagggacgCAGCAGCTCTGccggcaggaaaggctggcacagctgccattgctcacctgggcaggagaagctttgggctgagctcagggtggccttgcagggcctggaggggctgcaggaaagatggagagagacaattgccgagggctggagggacgggacacagggaacggctcccagggccacagggcagggctggatgggacactggcaatcaggaattgttccctggcagggtgggcaggccctggcacagggtgcccagagcagctgtggctgcccctggatccctggcagtgcccgaggccaggctggacactggggctgggagcagcctggcgcagtggaaggtgtccctgccgtggctggggtggcactggatgggctctAAGTCCCTTccgacccaaaccattccaggattcagTAATAATTTACATGCAGAAATGAAAGCAGTGTGAAGTTCTCTCATGCTTTCTTGGGCATAATTCAGGACAGACTTTCAAGTCCCAATACTCTTGTTACTGGATGGGCTTTTAAGTCCTTTCCTACTCCAGCCGaactgtgattctgtggttgtGCCAGTGCCCAGGAATAGCTTGGACACTATAATATATATAGCTCCTGGACACTGCAGGAATAACTCGGATTAAAATGAGCTGAGCAACGCATCACCAAATAATTACTAGAGAGTGTTACAGCCtaaaaaatatgtattacaTAACCCAACATCCTCCAAAACAGAGGAGAATCCACAGCTGCCCCTGTTTTCCACCTCATCACCAAaagtaattaatattttcacttATTAAAGCAGCTGGCCAACTGACACCAGCTACACCTGACTGAACAACAGTGCTGCTACAGGAGATGTTTTGTAACACACTTGAGGAAGGTCTTAAGAGGGTGCTCCATAAATCCATTCTCTGTTCAAACACAGCAGTGAAATCCCCTCTGCCTTTAAGGTGAATTTGTCTTCAGGAGGTGACAGCTACAACAAGCTCTCAAGTGGGGAACTGAAAGCTTCTTCCTGGCGCAGGgttttttaagattttcatGAAATCCAAGAGATAACAACCCATGTGACACCTTCCTAATCCTGAGCACTCAATACAGGGTTACTTTTGCAGCTCTCAgcttcaggcttttttttttttttttttttttttttttttttttttttttttattctaggTGGTAAGAATTTATTGctaaaaaaatgcagtaaaattccttgaaacatttttaaaagcctaCATGTTGTTAAAGATAGGTATAAATACCCATACACACACTGTTCTCTAGAAGAGAGTATTTTTGAGGAAATAATTGTAATTTCAACATTCAGAGGAAAGAGCAGTCATCCTTCCTTTGTGCTGGAACTGAATTTATACGTGTGCAATATAAATAC includes:
- the RPS23 gene encoding small ribosomal subunit protein uS12, coding for MGKCRGLRTARKLRSHRRDQKWHDKQYKKAHLGTALKANPFGGASHAKGIVLEKVGVEAKQPNSAIRKCVRVQLIKNGKKITAFVPNDGCLNFIEENDEVLVAGFGRKGHAVGDIPGVRFKVVKVANVSLLALYKGKKERPRS